The sequence below is a genomic window from bacterium.
CTCGCCGTATCCCTTGTAGGCGACCAGGCGGATCATGTTCCGGTCGGTGACCATGGTGAGGGCCCTCCGGAAGTTGACGTCGTTGAACGGCGGCCGGCGCTCGTTATACCCGATAAACTGCATCCCGATATCCGTAGATGCGACGACGGTGATCCGGTGGTCATCGCGGCTCAGCTTGGCCAGCACGGAGGGATCGCCCAGGTAGTCCGAGAGGAAGTTGAGCTCTCCGTTCCGCAAGGCCCCGAGCGCGGCTTCAACGTTGGAGACACCCCGGAGGATCCAGCGGTGCATCTTGGGAGCCGCCCAATGCTGCGGATTGGCCTCCAGCACCACTTCCTGGTTCCGCGTCCAGCTCACGAACTTAAACGGCCCGGATCCGACCGGCGTCTTTTCCTGGAGGGACTCGGCGTTCTCTTTCTTCCCCTCGAGGCCCTGCAGCATCGGCGCCCAGACGTGCTGCGGGACAATGTTGAGTTTGCCGAGCGTCGAGGTGAGAAACGCCGCCGACGGTTTCTCCAGCACGAACCGGAGGGTCGTGGCGTCGACCTTTTGGATGTTTTTGACGTTCGCGACGAACGGCTTGTACATTGGCACCTTGTCGCCTTTGGGCGCCGAGAACGAGAAAATCACGTCTTCGGGAGTCACCGGGGTGCCGTCATGAAACTTCATCCCGGCGCGCAGCGTGACGTCGATCGTGGTGGGATTGACCCACTTGTAGGCGCTTGCCGCCCAGGGCCGGGGCAGTCCGTCGGGGCCGACACGGACCAGGCGGTCCCAGATGAGCTCGGTGATCCACGAATCGATTTTCCCGCTGATGTAGAGAGGGTTAATGGCCTTGACGGGTTCCTGGTTGTTCAGCACCATGTCCTTTTGCGCGCCCTTCGGCGTCGCCTGGTCGAACGTCCAGAAGTTCTTGATCCCGATGCCCTTCTGCTCGACGATCGTCTTCGAGTCCCACACCTCATTGTTGTAAGCGTAGGGGGTCTTGGGGTTCACGAGGAACGTGTAGGGCTGTGCGTCGGCGAGCATCTTTTGCGCCTGCTCCACCAGCTGCTTCCGCTGGTTTGGATCGGTCGCCTCCCGCTGCGCCTGGGCGATCGCGTCGTACTTGGAATCGATGAACCCGATGAAGTTGTACCCGTCCTTGGCCGTGCTCGACGAGAAGAGGTTGACTAGGAGCTCGTCTGGGTCGGAGCGCTCGGGGCGGCCGACCATCTGCCAGGTGGTCATGTCCCATTTCTCCCGGCTGTACCAGATGTAGTCGGCCAGCTGCTCCCACGGCATCGGCCGCACGGTCACCTTGAGGCCGAGCCTGCGCATGCCATCGGCAGCGATGCGGGCCGACTCGTACTGCTGCGGATCCTGCGCCTGCGGCCATGTCACCAAGACCAGTTCACGCACGACCCGGTTCGCCTGCGCCTGTGTCGGGCTCACCGGCGCGGCGGTGAACGTGAGGGCGCCGATCAGTGCGAACACGAGACCGTGAATCCACGTCTGAGCGCGCATAGCATTCCCCCTCCGTAGTGTCCCTCACACCTCAGTATCCATGTGACAAGTTATACAGCGATTCCGGGCGCTCCTGCGGCCTCCCCGCGGCGGCGCGGACAACCTCTTTTGCCCCAAGGGAGGAGGGGCGGCGGCCGTGAGCATATTCTGACGTGGGGGAGTGCGATGACGGGCGGGTTCTTCGGGTTTGCGATCCGGCGGATCATCGCCGCGATTCCGACGCTGTTCGGAGTCACGTTGATCGTCTTCTTCATGGTGAGGGTGCTTCCGGGAGACCCGGCCCGCCTGCTCGCGGGGCTCAACGCCACGCAAGATGAGGTCGACCGGATCCG
It includes:
- a CDS encoding ABC transporter substrate-binding protein, which codes for MRAQTWIHGLVFALIGALTFTAAPVSPTQAQANRVVRELVLVTWPQAQDPQQYESARIAADGMRRLGLKVTVRPMPWEQLADYIWYSREKWDMTTWQMVGRPERSDPDELLVNLFSSSTAKDGYNFIGFIDSKYDAIAQAQREATDPNQRKQLVEQAQKMLADAQPYTFLVNPKTPYAYNNEVWDSKTIVEQKGIGIKNFWTFDQATPKGAQKDMVLNNQEPVKAINPLYISGKIDSWITELIWDRLVRVGPDGLPRPWAASAYKWVNPTTIDVTLRAGMKFHDGTPVTPEDVIFSFSAPKGDKVPMYKPFVANVKNIQKVDATTLRFVLEKPSAAFLTSTLGKLNIVPQHVWAPMLQGLEGKKENAESLQEKTPVGSGPFKFVSWTRNQEVVLEANPQHWAAPKMHRWILRGVSNVEAALGALRNGELNFLSDYLGDPSVLAKLSRDDHRITVVASTDIGMQFIGYNERRPPFNDVNFRRALTMVTDRNMIRLVAYKGYGEMADSPVSRALAFWHATGLPQYAYNVAAAKDLLKKAGYEWDGQGRLLYPANQSETLEVAR